In a single window of the Bradyrhizobium sp. ORS 285 genome:
- a CDS encoding DoxX family protein yields MIMRWVMAAFYMAAGIAHLAIPEPFLRITPSIVPFAPEVIMITGLCEIAGAVALVTRPMRRWAGIGLAAYAICVWPANFKHALDGIDLPVLGSSWLYHGPRLAFQPVLVWWALYSAAVIDWPWRHKAEQR; encoded by the coding sequence ATGATCATGCGCTGGGTGATGGCGGCGTTCTACATGGCGGCCGGCATCGCGCATCTCGCGATCCCCGAGCCGTTCCTGCGCATCACGCCCTCGATCGTTCCGTTTGCTCCTGAGGTCATCATGATCACCGGGCTGTGCGAGATCGCCGGCGCAGTGGCGCTGGTCACGAGGCCGATGCGACGCTGGGCCGGGATCGGGCTCGCCGCGTATGCCATTTGCGTCTGGCCCGCGAATTTCAAGCATGCGCTGGATGGCATCGACCTGCCTGTTCTCGGCAGCAGCTGGCTCTATCATGGTCCGCGCCTGGCCTTTCAGCCGGTGCTGGTGTGGTGGGCGCTGTACAGCGCAGCAGTGATCGATTGGCCTTGGCGTCACAAGGCCGAGCAGCGATAG
- a CDS encoding RidA family protein: MPIHHIPAPPHIKAPPLSFGTRVGDLLFISGIPGFDADGNLPDEFEAQFANVVTNFTRVLTEGGAGISDLVKVNVLLTRAADVAVMNRLYAAAFGPAPFPARTTCVVVALPDPKMLIEIEGVAAVVTKA; the protein is encoded by the coding sequence CCCCACCACTCTCATTCGGCACCCGCGTCGGCGATCTCCTCTTCATCTCTGGCATTCCCGGCTTCGATGCCGACGGCAACCTGCCCGATGAGTTCGAGGCGCAGTTCGCCAATGTCGTGACCAACTTCACGCGCGTGCTGACCGAGGGCGGCGCTGGCATCAGCGATCTCGTCAAGGTCAACGTGCTGCTGACGCGCGCGGCCGATGTGGCTGTCATGAACCGGCTCTATGCCGCGGCGTTCGGGCCGGCGCCCTTTCCGGCGCGGACGACGTGCGTGGTGGTGGCGTTGCCGGATCCGAAGATGCTGATTGAGATCGAGGGGGTTGCTGCGGTGGTGACCAAGGCGTAG
- a CDS encoding collagen-like protein — protein sequence MAKNPAGRGLQGPVGPRGPQGQPGRRGPDGQRGKPGPDGKAGPQGKPGPQGKPGPQGPRGEQGPPGKPGPEGPQGPRGEQGPPGTLPTIDQLMPWLEQIFAAYDDYKRNRDREAHERDAQLIAVRDIFAATEHDEALEEAFEDDDPHEIDIPRKKKKKKHKKKKKHGKHAAEDRGEDHGDDDGF from the coding sequence GTGGCAAAGAACCCGGCCGGACGCGGCCTGCAGGGCCCGGTGGGTCCACGTGGCCCGCAGGGGCAGCCCGGACGGCGCGGGCCGGATGGCCAGCGCGGCAAGCCCGGTCCCGACGGCAAGGCGGGTCCGCAAGGCAAGCCAGGTCCACAAGGCAAGCCCGGTCCGCAGGGGCCGCGCGGTGAGCAAGGCCCGCCCGGCAAGCCGGGCCCCGAGGGACCGCAGGGCCCGCGTGGCGAACAGGGACCGCCCGGCACGCTGCCGACCATCGATCAGCTGATGCCCTGGCTGGAGCAGATCTTCGCCGCCTATGACGACTACAAGCGCAACCGGGATCGCGAGGCGCATGAGCGTGACGCGCAGCTAATCGCGGTGCGCGACATCTTCGCCGCCACCGAGCATGACGAGGCGCTCGAAGAGGCCTTCGAGGACGACGATCCGCACGAGATCGACATCCCCAGGAAGAAGAAAAAGAAGAAGCACAAGAAAAAGAAGAAGCACGGCAAGCACGCCGCCGAAGACCGTGGCGAAGACCACGGCGACGACGACGGGTTTTGA
- a CDS encoding efflux RND transporter periplasmic adaptor subunit: protein MPAPRAAHLARACRLAGALLLIASCATPSAVSAEDVKLTPAQAQNLGIRVTHPISSRSDKTLPYPAQIVIPTPQLWVVSAPVSGMVTNLAVARGDRVSVGQPLLTLESPSFVSLQREYLHALAQEVLAVQQLKRNADLFEGKAVPQRVLESSQTEARQASIVVAERRQMLHLSGLSDEAIARLTNEAAISATLTVNAPQAASVVDIVVSPGQRMEQAAPLVKLARLSPLWAEIAIPATNISAIKTGARVDIDGYATPGRVILVSETTDAATQTILVRAEIPNNGELHSGQTAAARIGFISAGESAWEIPYSGLVRRGEQASIFVATEGGFRQVAVTLLAEDQDHVVVSGPITDKDEVAVGGISALRGILSRLGQ, encoded by the coding sequence ATGCCCGCCCCCCGTGCTGCCCATCTTGCGCGAGCTTGCCGTCTGGCAGGTGCGCTGCTCCTGATTGCCTCATGCGCGACACCCTCGGCGGTGTCGGCCGAGGATGTGAAGCTCACGCCGGCGCAAGCGCAGAACCTCGGGATCCGCGTCACGCATCCGATTTCGAGCCGGAGCGACAAGACGCTGCCCTACCCGGCGCAGATCGTGATACCGACCCCGCAATTATGGGTCGTCAGCGCTCCAGTCTCCGGCATGGTCACCAATCTGGCGGTCGCGCGCGGCGATCGCGTCAGTGTCGGACAGCCGCTGCTGACGCTCGAGAGCCCGAGCTTCGTCTCGCTGCAGCGCGAGTATCTGCATGCTCTCGCGCAGGAGGTCCTCGCCGTTCAGCAGTTGAAGCGCAACGCTGATCTGTTCGAGGGCAAGGCAGTCCCGCAGCGTGTGCTGGAATCCAGCCAGACTGAAGCCCGCCAGGCGAGCATCGTGGTTGCCGAGCGACGGCAGATGCTCCACCTCAGCGGCTTGTCGGACGAGGCCATCGCGCGCCTGACTAACGAGGCCGCCATCAGCGCAACGCTGACCGTCAACGCGCCGCAGGCTGCGTCCGTGGTCGACATCGTGGTCTCGCCTGGCCAGCGGATGGAGCAGGCCGCGCCGCTGGTGAAGCTCGCGCGGCTGTCGCCGCTCTGGGCGGAGATCGCCATCCCCGCCACCAATATCAGCGCGATCAAGACCGGCGCGCGCGTCGACATCGACGGCTACGCGACGCCGGGTCGGGTCATCCTGGTCTCCGAGACCACCGACGCCGCAACGCAGACCATCCTCGTTCGCGCTGAGATTCCCAACAACGGTGAGCTGCATTCCGGCCAGACCGCCGCCGCACGGATCGGATTCATCTCGGCGGGCGAAAGTGCCTGGGAGATTCCCTATAGCGGCCTCGTCCGGCGCGGCGAGCAGGCCTCCATCTTCGTTGCCACCGAAGGCGGCTTCCGCCAGGTTGCCGTCACTCTGCTCGCGGAGGATCAGGACCACGTCGTCGTGTCCGGACCGATCACCGACAAGGACGAGGTCGCCGTCGGCGGCATCTCGGCCCTGCGCGGCATTCTCTCGCGACTGGGACAATGA
- a CDS encoding helix-turn-helix domain-containing protein: MSQELSADAASPSLVPLVMPPSPSAAEVLPLLIGTPLSEIERELIVQTLVRCNGNRTHAARLLGMPVRTLRNKIRSYTADGIAVPAYSA, from the coding sequence ATGTCACAAGAGTTGTCAGCCGATGCCGCAAGTCCCTCACTCGTACCCCTTGTCATGCCGCCGTCGCCATCTGCGGCGGAGGTCCTGCCGCTGTTGATCGGCACGCCGCTGTCCGAGATCGAGCGCGAGCTCATCGTTCAGACATTGGTCCGCTGCAACGGCAATCGCACCCACGCTGCACGGCTGCTCGGCATGCCCGTGCGCACCTTGCGGAACAAGATCCGCAGCTACACGGCCGACGGCATCGCGGTGCCGGCCTATTCGGCCTGA
- a CDS encoding DUF2277 domain-containing protein, translating into MCRNIKTLFNFEPPATEAEIQASALQFVRKLSGFNTPSQANEAAFAHAVEEVADAARRLLTSLHTQAPPRDREIEAAKARERSAIRFGKR; encoded by the coding sequence ATGTGCCGCAACATCAAGACGCTGTTCAATTTCGAGCCACCGGCGACCGAGGCCGAGATTCAGGCCTCCGCGCTGCAGTTCGTGCGCAAGCTCTCCGGCTTCAACACGCCGTCACAGGCCAACGAGGCCGCCTTCGCACATGCGGTCGAGGAGGTCGCCGACGCCGCGCGCCGGCTGCTGACTTCGCTGCACACCCAGGCGCCGCCGCGCGACCGCGAGATCGAGGCGGCCAAGGCGCGCGAGCGCTCGGCGATCAGGTTCGGCAAGCGCTGA
- a CDS encoding mismatch-specific DNA-glycosylase: protein MDRLPDQLQPGLHLVFVGTAASERSAATGHYYAHPGNRFWRTLHEVGLTPRLYLPAEFPALLSLGIGFTDLCKLGAGMDHVALKAGVDVASFVKKIRQHRPATVAFTSKKAASLFYGRPTSTIALGRQPEQNDFPITFVLASPSGAASGAWTLQPWRELAEHVGRKA, encoded by the coding sequence ATGGACCGCCTGCCCGATCAGCTCCAGCCCGGCCTGCATCTCGTCTTCGTCGGCACCGCCGCCAGCGAGCGCTCGGCCGCGACCGGGCACTATTACGCGCATCCCGGCAACCGCTTCTGGCGCACGCTGCACGAGGTCGGCCTGACGCCGCGGCTGTATCTGCCGGCGGAGTTTCCTGCGCTGCTGTCGCTCGGCATCGGCTTCACCGACCTGTGCAAGCTCGGCGCGGGGATGGATCATGTCGCGCTGAAAGCAGGTGTCGACGTCGCGAGTTTCGTTAAGAAGATCCGGCAGCACCGGCCAGCGACGGTGGCCTTCACCAGCAAGAAGGCCGCGAGCCTGTTCTACGGCCGGCCGACTAGCACGATCGCACTCGGACGACAGCCCGAGCAGAATGATTTTCCGATCACGTTTGTGCTGGCGTCGCCCTCCGGCGCGGCATCGGGCGCGTGGACGTTGCAGCCGTGGCGTGAGCTCGCAGAGCATGTGGGGAGGAAGGCCTGA
- a CDS encoding alpha/beta fold hydrolase: protein MLRPFAAVFAAVVILCTGHGAPAAAADYPAPKQGDVILKDFKFHTGETLPELKLHYTTVGEPTGQPVLVLHGTGGSGASMLVPTFAGELFGKDQPLDATKYYIIIPDSIGHGKSSKPSDGLKTKFPAYDYADMVDAQHRLLTEGLGIKHVRLIIGNSMGGMHSWVWATRYPEFMDIAVPMASQPTEMAARNWMLRRIMLETIRNDPDYNGGNYTSQPRMMKYAVTAYGTATAGGTLAYQLAAPTAAKADKMVEERLAQSVPTDANDFIYQWESSHDYNPSADLEKIKATVMLINSADDERNPPETGITTDAMKRLANGKVLLIPASAETRGHLTTGNAKFYVEPLRELLATAPQRGM from the coding sequence ATGCTTCGACCGTTTGCCGCCGTCTTCGCCGCCGTCGTTATTCTTTGCACTGGCCATGGCGCACCCGCCGCAGCCGCCGACTACCCCGCCCCCAAGCAGGGCGATGTGATCCTCAAGGACTTCAAGTTTCACACCGGCGAGACGCTGCCCGAGCTGAAGCTGCACTACACCACGGTCGGCGAGCCGACCGGACAGCCCGTGCTCGTGCTGCACGGCACCGGCGGCTCCGGCGCCAGCATGCTGGTGCCGACCTTCGCCGGCGAATTGTTCGGCAAGGACCAGCCGCTCGACGCGACCAAGTACTACATCATCATCCCCGACAGCATCGGGCACGGCAAATCCTCAAAACCGTCCGACGGGCTGAAGACGAAGTTTCCGGCTTACGACTATGCCGACATGGTCGATGCGCAGCACCGGCTGCTGACCGAGGGGCTCGGCATCAAGCATGTCAGGCTGATCATCGGCAATTCGATGGGCGGCATGCACAGCTGGGTCTGGGCGACGCGCTATCCGGAATTCATGGACATCGCCGTGCCGATGGCCTCGCAGCCGACCGAGATGGCCGCCCGCAACTGGATGCTGCGCCGGATCATGCTGGAGACCATCCGCAACGACCCCGACTACAATGGCGGCAACTACACGTCTCAGCCGCGGATGATGAAATATGCCGTCACCGCCTATGGCACGGCGACCGCCGGCGGCACCCTCGCCTATCAGCTCGCGGCCCCGACGGCCGCCAAGGCCGACAAGATGGTCGAGGAGCGGCTCGCCCAATCGGTCCCGACCGATGCGAACGACTTCATCTATCAGTGGGAGTCCTCCCATGACTACAATCCCTCCGCCGACCTCGAGAAGATCAAGGCCACGGTGATGCTGATCAACTCGGCCGATGACGAGCGCAATCCGCCGGAGACGGGCATCACCACTGACGCGATGAAGCGCCTCGCGAACGGAAAGGTGCTGCTGATCCCGGCCTCCGCCGAGACGCGCGGCCACCTGACCACGGGCAATGCGAAATTCTATGTCGAGCCGCTGCGCGAGCTGCTCGCCACGGCGCCGCAGCGGGGGATGTAG
- a CDS encoding acyltransferase, translated as MFYIWPIHALPGLLRDAALALRDGIHDAVRAQVYPLGYVPSHDGMRGLMTLGVVTAHVSHTLVPGAVLYIDLFFVASAYYITGLLLRDLDKHGHIRFREFYARRFARIVPPLLLMLAAYLLFTWLLRPPFGPALERAAIALCYVANYWYVFDPKTIEDIGHTWTLSTEEQFYLLWPLTFALLVKRFGVSWRLVGAICAIAAAIWAWRVALVLDGAEWRRLYTAFDTRADALMAGCAMAVVLRLVPHGASPRLDRLWPKLAWPLLLYWGTVTFLFWPADGPSMNYYLFGSMVCGVLPGILVLTMLARSSGTILHRVFEWPVAILLGRIFYGIYLWHLPILNFLDSYGVWWPLRLAIGLPLSIIAATLSYALLERHFLRRRSPAVPPQAAQPNSHAAQVPMPASRFRPEPAAKPDLGFASRQAAPLDAVNGPARQRSMIGR; from the coding sequence ATGTTTTATATCTGGCCGATCCATGCCCTGCCCGGCCTCCTGCGCGATGCCGCATTGGCGCTGCGCGACGGCATCCACGACGCGGTGCGGGCGCAGGTCTATCCGCTCGGCTATGTGCCCTCGCATGACGGCATGCGCGGGCTGATGACGTTGGGCGTGGTGACGGCGCATGTGTCGCATACGCTTGTGCCGGGGGCGGTGCTCTATATCGACCTGTTCTTCGTCGCCAGCGCCTATTACATCACCGGTCTCTTGCTGCGGGACCTCGACAAGCACGGCCACATCCGCTTCCGCGAGTTCTATGCGCGGCGCTTCGCACGGATCGTGCCGCCGCTGCTGCTGATGCTCGCCGCCTATCTGTTGTTCACCTGGCTGCTGCGGCCGCCGTTCGGGCCTGCGCTGGAGCGCGCGGCGATCGCGCTCTGCTACGTCGCCAACTACTGGTACGTGTTCGATCCCAAGACGATCGAGGACATCGGTCACACCTGGACCTTGTCGACCGAGGAGCAGTTCTACCTGCTGTGGCCGCTGACCTTCGCGCTGCTGGTGAAGCGCTTCGGCGTGAGCTGGCGGCTGGTCGGGGCGATCTGCGCCATCGCCGCGGCGATCTGGGCCTGGCGAGTGGCGCTGGTGCTGGATGGCGCGGAGTGGCGGCGGCTCTACACCGCGTTCGACACCCGCGCCGATGCGCTGATGGCGGGCTGCGCGATGGCGGTCGTGCTGCGGCTGGTGCCACACGGCGCTTCCCCTAGGCTCGACCGGCTCTGGCCGAAGCTGGCCTGGCCGCTGCTGCTCTACTGGGGCACGGTCACCTTCCTGTTCTGGCCGGCGGACGGGCCGAGCATGAACTACTATTTGTTCGGCAGCATGGTGTGCGGCGTGCTGCCCGGCATCCTCGTGCTGACCATGCTGGCGCGCAGCAGTGGCACCATTCTCCACCGCGTCTTCGAGTGGCCGGTCGCGATCCTGCTCGGCCGGATCTTCTACGGCATCTATCTCTGGCATCTGCCGATCCTGAACTTCCTCGACAGCTACGGCGTCTGGTGGCCGCTGCGGCTCGCGATCGGCCTGCCGCTGTCGATCATCGCCGCGACCCTGTCCTACGCGCTGCTGGAGCGGCACTTCCTGCGCCGGCGCTCGCCGGCCGTGCCGCCGCAAGCCGCGCAGCCGAACAGCCACGCCGCGCAGGTCCCGATGCCCGCGTCGCGGTTCAGGCCCGAGCCGGCCGCCAAGCCGGACCTCGGCTTCGCCTCGCGCCAGGCGGCGCCGCTCGATGCCGTCAACGGGCCTGCACGTCAGCGCTCCATGATCGGCCGCTGA
- a CDS encoding efflux RND transporter permease subunit: protein MMLQRLVAFALSQRLFVMLSVLLLLGAAAVFLPTLPIDAFPDVSPVQVKVIMKAPGLTPEEVEQRITVPIELELLGLPNKKILRSTTKYALADITVDFEDGTDIYWARNQVSERLSNISRDFPEGVSGGLAPITSPLGEMFMFTIESPELSLAERRSLLDWVIRPALRTVPGVADVNALGGYVRAYEIVPRNDALAARGISSELFRKAIEANSRNDGAGRVNQGEDSALVRIEGSIRGIDDIRAIVVDTRDGVPIRVSDVARVKIGALTRYGAVTTDGKGETVEGLVLGLRGANAGQLVRDVRARLEELKPSLPASVSINVFYDRSRLVNRAVGTVVRALGEATVLVVVLLLLFLGNWRASLVIALSLPLAIVIALLVMRAVGMSANLMSLGGLAIAIGMLIDALVVVVENIVGNLGKHDPGRTTPLIHIVFRSVCEVLQPVASGVLIIIIVFVPLLTLQGLEGKLFIPVALAIIFALAASLLLALTVIPVATSFALKSASHEDPLLIRAAQRVYTPALAWALDNERKVIIAAVLSLVAAGFGYSQLGKTFMPTMDEGDIIVSVETLPSVNLDESLAINARLQTALMKVPDIAGIIARTGSDELGLDPMGLNQTDTFLVLKPADQRQNDNREALLQKLRDVLADFPGISLSFTQPIDMRVQEMISGVRGDVAVKIFGPDIAKLNEIAAKLSSILSSVDGAEDVYTTLNEGAQYYTVTVNRLEAGRLGLSVDSIANSLRTQIEGRTIGTALENGRRTPILVRGSETTREAPTLLAMLPLTLAAGQHVALSQVARIQRVDGPVKIDREDGNRMSVVRSNVRGRDMVGFVQAAQQKVAAELPLPAGYRLTWGGQFENQQRAAARLSVVVPVAIGLIFVLLFTTFGSVRQALLVLVNIPFALIGGVFALVSTGEYLSVPASVGFIALLGIAVLNGVVLVSYFNQLRAHGLSEQRIVVEGARRRLRPVLMTASITALGLIPLLFATGPGSEVQRPLAIVVIGGLLSSTLLTLILLPILYRRYGAAKKEAT from the coding sequence ATGATGCTGCAGCGACTGGTCGCCTTCGCACTGTCGCAGCGGCTGTTCGTTATGCTGAGCGTGCTGCTGCTGCTCGGCGCGGCCGCCGTGTTCCTACCGACCCTGCCGATCGATGCGTTTCCGGACGTCTCGCCGGTTCAGGTCAAGGTCATCATGAAGGCGCCGGGCCTCACGCCCGAGGAGGTCGAGCAGCGCATCACCGTGCCGATCGAGCTCGAGCTGCTCGGCCTGCCCAACAAGAAGATCCTGCGCTCCACGACCAAATACGCGCTCGCCGACATCACCGTCGATTTCGAGGACGGCACCGATATCTATTGGGCGCGCAATCAGGTGTCGGAGCGGCTGTCGAACATCTCCCGTGATTTTCCCGAGGGCGTCAGCGGCGGGCTTGCGCCGATTACGTCTCCGCTCGGCGAGATGTTCATGTTCACGATCGAGAGCCCGGAGCTGTCGCTCGCCGAGCGGCGCAGCCTGCTCGACTGGGTGATCCGCCCTGCGCTGCGCACGGTGCCTGGTGTCGCCGACGTCAACGCGCTCGGCGGTTACGTCCGCGCCTATGAGATCGTGCCGCGCAACGACGCGCTGGCGGCGCGCGGCATCTCCTCCGAACTGTTCCGCAAGGCCATCGAGGCCAACAGCCGCAACGACGGCGCCGGCCGCGTCAACCAGGGCGAGGACAGCGCGCTGGTGCGGATCGAGGGCAGCATCCGCGGCATCGACGACATCAGAGCCATCGTCGTCGACACCCGCGACGGCGTCCCGATCCGGGTCAGCGATGTCGCCCGCGTCAAGATCGGCGCGCTCACCCGCTATGGCGCGGTGACCACCGACGGCAAGGGCGAAACGGTCGAGGGCCTCGTGCTCGGGCTGCGGGGCGCCAATGCCGGCCAGCTGGTGCGCGACGTGCGCGCGCGGCTGGAGGAGTTGAAGCCGTCCCTGCCCGCCAGCGTCAGCATCAACGTGTTCTATGACCGCAGCAGGCTGGTCAACCGCGCCGTCGGAACGGTGGTGCGGGCGCTCGGCGAGGCCACCGTGCTCGTCGTCGTGCTGCTGCTGCTCTTCCTCGGCAACTGGCGCGCTTCGCTGGTGATCGCGCTCAGCCTTCCCTTGGCGATCGTCATCGCGCTGCTGGTGATGCGCGCGGTCGGCATGTCCGCCAACCTGATGAGTCTCGGCGGCCTCGCGATCGCGATCGGCATGCTGATCGATGCGCTCGTTGTCGTCGTCGAGAACATCGTCGGCAATCTCGGCAAACACGACCCCGGCCGAACGACGCCGCTGATCCACATCGTGTTCCGCTCGGTGTGCGAAGTGCTGCAGCCGGTCGCCTCGGGCGTGCTGATCATCATCATCGTGTTCGTGCCGCTGCTGACCTTGCAGGGCCTGGAGGGCAAGCTCTTCATCCCGGTCGCGCTCGCCATCATCTTCGCGCTGGCCGCCTCGCTGCTGCTTGCGCTGACGGTGATCCCGGTGGCGACCTCGTTCGCCCTCAAATCGGCTTCCCATGAAGATCCGCTGCTGATCCGCGCCGCCCAGCGCGTCTATACGCCTGCGCTCGCCTGGGCGCTGGACAATGAGCGCAAGGTCATCATTGCAGCCGTGCTCAGTCTGGTCGCGGCCGGCTTCGGCTACAGCCAGCTCGGCAAGACTTTCATGCCGACGATGGATGAAGGCGACATCATCGTCAGCGTGGAAACTCTCCCTTCGGTCAATCTCGATGAATCCTTGGCTATCAACGCCCGGCTGCAGACAGCTTTGATGAAGGTGCCTGACATCGCAGGGATCATCGCGCGCACCGGCTCGGACGAACTCGGTCTCGATCCGATGGGCCTCAATCAGACCGACACGTTCCTCGTGCTCAAGCCTGCCGACCAGCGGCAGAACGACAACCGCGAAGCGCTGCTGCAAAAGCTCCGCGACGTGCTGGCCGACTTTCCCGGCATCTCGCTGAGCTTCACGCAGCCGATCGACATGCGCGTGCAGGAGATGATCAGCGGCGTGCGCGGCGACGTCGCCGTGAAGATCTTCGGCCCGGATATCGCGAAGCTCAACGAGATCGCGGCGAAGCTGTCGTCGATCCTGTCGAGCGTGGATGGCGCGGAGGACGTCTACACCACGCTGAACGAGGGCGCGCAGTACTACACCGTGACCGTCAACCGGCTGGAAGCCGGCCGTCTTGGCCTGTCGGTCGATTCGATCGCCAACTCATTGCGGACCCAGATCGAGGGGCGCACGATCGGCACCGCGCTCGAAAACGGACGGCGGACGCCGATCCTGGTCCGCGGCAGCGAGACCACGCGGGAAGCGCCGACGCTGCTGGCGATGCTGCCGCTGACCTTGGCGGCCGGGCAACACGTGGCCCTGTCGCAGGTCGCGCGCATTCAGCGCGTCGACGGCCCGGTCAAGATCGACCGCGAGGACGGCAACCGCATGAGTGTGGTGCGCAGCAATGTCCGCGGCCGCGACATGGTCGGCTTCGTTCAGGCCGCACAGCAGAAGGTAGCGGCCGAGCTGCCGCTTCCAGCCGGATATCGGCTGACCTGGGGCGGGCAATTCGAGAACCAGCAGCGGGCTGCCGCGCGGCTCTCCGTCGTGGTGCCCGTCGCTATCGGCCTGATCTTCGTGCTGCTGTTCACGACGTTCGGCTCGGTGCGCCAGGCCCTGCTGGTGCTGGTGAACATTCCCTTCGCGCTGATCGGCGGCGTGTTCGCGCTGGTGTCGACCGGGGAATATCTCTCCGTCCCCGCCTCCGTCGGCTTCATCGCCCTGCTCGGAATCGCCGTGCTGAACGGCGTCGTGCTGGTGTCGTATTTCAACCAGCTCCGTGCCCACGGACTGTCCGAGCAGCGCATCGTCGTCGAAGGCGCCAGGCGCCGGCTGCGCCCGGTGCTGATGACCGCCAGCATCACCGCGCTCGGGCTGATCCCGCTGCTGTTTGCCACCGGGCCGGGATCGGAGGTGCAGCGCCCGCTGGCGATCGTCGTGATCGGCGGATTGTTGTCGTCGACCTTGCTGACCTTGATCCTGCTGCCGATCCTGTATCGCCGCTATGGCGCGGCGAAGAAGGAGGCGACGTGA
- a CDS encoding pyridoxamine 5'-phosphate oxidase family protein, producing the protein MSNPANADLGAIYPKPQERVIAKVRPALDAHSRKFISLSPFCVMATSGKDGSVDASPRGGHPGFVHIDGDHRLLLPDRPGNNRLDSLRNVSEGSGQVQLIFFVPGLIETLRVGGTASVSADPDLLGKLEEFGKPPRSVVSIAVQEVYFHCGKAIMRSKLWAQDAQVPRSTMPSISEIIHDQTSLGAPEPQEVTDARWREQL; encoded by the coding sequence GTGAGCAACCCAGCCAATGCCGATCTCGGCGCGATCTATCCGAAGCCGCAGGAGCGCGTGATCGCCAAGGTGCGTCCGGCACTGGACGCGCACAGCCGGAAGTTCATTTCGCTCTCGCCATTCTGCGTGATGGCGACGTCGGGCAAGGACGGCAGCGTCGACGCCTCGCCGCGCGGTGGCCATCCGGGGTTCGTCCACATCGACGGCGACCATCGGCTGCTGCTGCCCGATCGCCCCGGCAACAACAGGCTCGACAGCCTGAGGAACGTCTCCGAGGGCTCGGGCCAGGTGCAACTCATCTTCTTCGTGCCGGGACTCATCGAGACGCTTCGCGTCGGCGGCACGGCCTCGGTGTCCGCCGATCCCGACCTGCTCGGCAAGCTGGAGGAGTTCGGCAAGCCGCCGCGGAGTGTCGTCAGCATCGCTGTGCAGGAGGTGTACTTCCATTGCGGCAAGGCGATCATGCGCTCCAAGCTGTGGGCGCAGGACGCCCAGGTGCCGCGCTCGACGATGCCGAGCATCAGCGAGATCATCCACGACCAGACCAGCCTCGGCGCGCCGGAGCCCCAGGAGGTCACCGACGCGCGGTGGCGCGAGCAGCTTTGA
- a CDS encoding DUF3240 family protein, with translation MTSQALCLTLIAPRELRDELFDFLSEQTDLVSGFTASDAAGHGARVRLRTTAERVKGHADEVVVRIVLQEADSERLLERLRSTFAGTQLVYWAMPVTSFGVID, from the coding sequence GTGACGAGCCAAGCCTTGTGCCTGACGCTGATCGCGCCGCGCGAGCTGCGCGACGAGCTGTTCGATTTCCTCAGTGAGCAGACCGATCTGGTTTCCGGCTTCACGGCCTCCGATGCAGCCGGCCACGGTGCCCGCGTCCGGCTGCGCACGACTGCGGAGCGCGTCAAAGGCCATGCCGACGAGGTCGTGGTGAGAATCGTGCTGCAGGAAGCAGACAGCGAGCGGCTGCTGGAGCGGCTCAGGAGTACGTTCGCAGGCACCCAGCTGGTCTATTGGGCGATGCCCGTGACGTCCTTCGGGGTCATCGACTGA
- a CDS encoding glutathione S-transferase family protein: MSQRRLYHFALSGHAHRARLMLSLLGLPCELVDVDLKGGAHKQPNFLALNPFGQVPVLVDGDTVIPDSNAILVYLAGRYDSSGRWWPRDPVGQAQVQRWLSAAAGPLAFGPAAARIATLFGGPLDMAKAHQIANNLFTVMERELGTRPFLAGETPTIADIALYSYTAHAPEGGVSLAPCPNVIAWLARIAALPGFVPMQASSVVESAIPGE, translated from the coding sequence ATGTCGCAACGCCGCCTCTATCATTTCGCCTTGTCGGGCCACGCGCACCGCGCGCGGCTGATGCTGAGCCTGCTCGGCCTGCCGTGCGAGCTCGTCGACGTCGACCTCAAGGGCGGCGCGCACAAGCAGCCAAATTTCCTCGCGCTCAATCCGTTCGGCCAGGTGCCGGTGCTGGTCGACGGCGACACCGTGATCCCCGACTCCAATGCGATCCTGGTCTATCTCGCCGGCCGCTATGACAGCTCCGGCCGCTGGTGGCCGCGCGATCCCGTAGGCCAGGCGCAGGTGCAGCGCTGGCTGTCGGCGGCGGCCGGTCCGCTGGCCTTCGGCCCTGCAGCGGCGCGGATCGCGACCCTGTTCGGCGGCCCGCTCGACATGGCCAAGGCGCACCAGATCGCCAACAATCTGTTCACGGTGATGGAGCGCGAGCTCGGCACCCGGCCGTTCCTCGCCGGCGAAACGCCGACGATCGCCGACATCGCGCTGTACAGCTACACCGCGCACGCGCCGGAAGGCGGCGTGTCGCTCGCACCTTGTCCCAACGTCATCGCGTGGCTGGCCCGGATCGCCGCGCTGCCCGGCTTCGTGCCGATGCAGGCGAGCTCCGTCGTCGAGAGCGCGATCCCAGGGGAATGA